A genomic segment from Halorubrum depositum encodes:
- a CDS encoding OBG GTPase family GTP-binding protein produces the protein MGLEEEIEDLREEIADTPYNKATEAHIGRLKAKLAEKKEKLENQSSAGGGHGYAVEKHGDATVALVGFPSVGKSTLINALTNADSEVGSYEFTTLDVNPGMLKYRGANIQILDVPGLIEGAAGGRGGGKEVLSVVRTADLVVFMLSVFEIEQYDRLREELYATNIRLDAEPPNINIRKTHKDGIGVTMSDDVGLEEGTVKQVLREYGYVNAKVTIPHDLTIDELVDAVMDNREYLPSMVTVNKADLIDKSYLPTVKEELRERDLDPDDVLFISAEKELGLDGLKDRLWEELGLIRIYMDKPGRGVDYEEPLILFEGDTVGDACEKIGGEFDERFKFARVSGESAKHDDQQVGKGHELADEDVLRIVARK, from the coding sequence ATGGGACTGGAAGAGGAGATCGAGGACCTCCGCGAGGAGATCGCCGACACGCCCTACAACAAGGCCACGGAGGCCCACATCGGGCGCCTGAAGGCGAAGCTCGCGGAGAAGAAAGAGAAGCTGGAGAACCAGTCCTCCGCCGGCGGCGGCCACGGGTACGCGGTCGAGAAGCACGGCGATGCCACGGTCGCCTTGGTCGGGTTCCCGAGCGTCGGAAAGTCCACCCTCATCAACGCCCTCACCAACGCCGACAGCGAGGTCGGCTCCTACGAATTCACGACGCTCGACGTCAACCCGGGCATGCTGAAATACCGCGGCGCGAACATCCAGATCCTCGACGTGCCGGGGCTGATCGAGGGCGCCGCGGGCGGTCGCGGGGGCGGCAAGGAGGTCCTCTCGGTCGTCCGGACCGCCGATCTCGTCGTGTTCATGCTCTCTGTCTTCGAGATCGAGCAGTACGACCGGCTCCGCGAGGAGCTGTACGCGACCAACATCCGACTCGACGCGGAGCCGCCGAACATCAACATCCGGAAGACCCACAAGGACGGCATCGGGGTGACGATGAGCGACGACGTGGGCCTCGAAGAGGGGACTGTCAAGCAGGTGCTCCGCGAGTACGGCTACGTCAACGCCAAGGTGACGATCCCCCACGACCTGACGATCGACGAGCTCGTCGACGCCGTGATGGACAACCGGGAGTACCTCCCGTCGATGGTGACGGTGAACAAGGCCGACCTCATCGACAAGAGCTACCTCCCAACGGTCAAAGAGGAGCTCCGCGAGCGCGACCTCGACCCCGACGACGTGCTCTTCATCTCCGCGGAGAAGGAGCTCGGCCTCGACGGGCTCAAAGACCGGCTCTGGGAGGAGCTCGGCCTCATCCGGATCTACATGGACAAGCCCGGTCGCGGCGTCGACTACGAGGAGCCGCTGATCCTGTTCGAGGGCGACACGGTCGGGGACGCCTGCGAGAAGATCGGCGGCGAGTTCGACGAGCGGTTCAAGTTCGCGCGCGTCTCCGGCGAGAGCGCGAAACACGACGACCAGCAGGTCGGGAAGGGCCACGAGCTGGCGGACGAGGACGTGCTCCGGATCGTGGCGCGGAAGTGA
- a CDS encoding ABC transporter ATP-binding protein has product MSEGALPKEDAVLRVDDLQKSFGGLAATDHATFAVERGTITGLIGPNGAGKSTLFNLISGFYDPDGGTVEVNGTNVTGMEPYQVADHGLIRTFQTPRKLEGMTVREAMLVGPRKQPGESFLRLFASPGAVGESESANLAEAERILEEFEIDHLATQPATDISGGQMKLVELARAMLAEPEVLLLDEPVAGVNPTLAKKLKDQIRRLNEQGTTFLLIEHDMEFVMDLADPIVVLDQGHVLTEGTPEGVRSDDRVIEAYLGGGA; this is encoded by the coding sequence ATGAGTGAGGGCGCCCTCCCCAAAGAGGACGCCGTCCTGCGCGTCGACGACCTCCAGAAGTCGTTCGGCGGGCTCGCGGCGACCGACCACGCGACGTTCGCGGTCGAGCGCGGCACGATCACCGGGCTCATCGGCCCGAACGGCGCCGGGAAGTCGACGCTGTTCAACCTCATCTCCGGCTTCTACGACCCCGACGGCGGGACCGTGGAGGTGAACGGGACCAACGTGACCGGGATGGAGCCGTACCAGGTCGCCGACCACGGGCTCATCCGGACGTTCCAGACCCCGCGCAAGCTGGAGGGGATGACGGTCCGCGAGGCGATGCTCGTCGGACCCCGGAAACAGCCCGGCGAGTCGTTCCTGCGGCTGTTCGCCTCGCCCGGCGCGGTCGGCGAGAGCGAGTCGGCGAATCTCGCCGAGGCGGAGCGGATACTGGAGGAGTTCGAGATCGACCACCTCGCGACCCAGCCCGCGACCGACATCTCCGGCGGCCAGATGAAGCTCGTCGAGCTCGCGCGGGCGATGCTCGCCGAGCCGGAGGTGCTGCTGCTCGACGAGCCGGTGGCGGGGGTGAACCCGACGCTGGCGAAGAAGCTCAAAGACCAGATCCGGCGGCTCAACGAGCAGGGGACGACGTTCCTGCTCATCGAGCACGACATGGAGTTCGTGATGGACCTGGCGGACCCGATCGTCGTCCTCGATCAGGGGCACGTCCTGACGGAGGGGACGCCGGAGGGGGTCCGCAGCGACGACCGCGTCATCGAGGCGTACCTCGGAGGCGGCGCATGA
- a CDS encoding ABC transporter substrate-binding protein, with the protein MSRDTTDVADRRTLLKLTGGAGLVALSGCLSTTDDGGDGSDGGDGSDGSDGSDGGDDGGDGDDGGDGDDGSTEAYEIGMVDSLTGSLSAFGERNQRGVELALGRVNDVGIDGRELSLAVEDSESENQGGIAAAQKLVNQDGVPFLIGAVGSGVSLAIYESVVEGTDVVQLSQNSTGLNLTEFPGLLRMSPSGRSQSLALSNIIADDGYDEVAITYVNNDYGQSLTDAFVEAYDGEVVYNTPHDQEQQSYSGVVSEMNGSGADAWLFITYQAEFATMVNEVYSSGYEAQFYGADSVSGDNVLENTPEGSIDGMKIVVPSAPVEEENYQSFADTFESEYGRQPTSWAAYAYDCVINAALAIQAADEFTGAALQETVRRVSGPEGETVTSFEAASEILADGGGPDDVDYQGVSGPIDFDENGDPVGFLQVLEVQDHAYEGIDFVEG; encoded by the coding sequence ATGTCACGAGATACCACGGACGTGGCGGACCGGCGAACGCTGCTGAAACTGACCGGCGGTGCGGGGCTCGTCGCCCTGTCGGGCTGTCTGAGCACGACTGACGACGGGGGCGACGGGAGTGATGGCGGCGACGGGAGTGACGGAAGCGACGGGAGCGATGGCGGCGACGACGGAGGCGACGGCGACGACGGAGGCGACGGCGACGACGGATCGACCGAGGCCTACGAGATCGGGATGGTCGACTCGCTGACGGGGTCGCTGTCGGCGTTCGGCGAGCGGAACCAGCGCGGCGTCGAGCTCGCCTTGGGTCGCGTCAACGACGTCGGCATCGACGGGCGCGAGCTCTCGCTGGCCGTCGAGGACTCCGAGAGCGAGAACCAGGGCGGGATCGCCGCCGCCCAGAAGCTCGTCAACCAGGACGGCGTGCCGTTCCTCATCGGCGCGGTCGGATCGGGCGTCTCGCTCGCGATCTACGAGAGCGTCGTCGAGGGCACCGACGTCGTCCAGCTGAGCCAGAACTCCACCGGGCTCAACCTCACGGAGTTCCCGGGGCTGCTCCGGATGTCGCCGTCGGGCCGCAGTCAGTCGCTCGCGCTCTCGAACATCATCGCCGACGACGGCTACGACGAGGTGGCGATCACCTACGTCAACAACGACTACGGCCAGAGCCTCACCGACGCGTTCGTCGAGGCGTACGACGGGGAGGTCGTCTACAACACGCCCCACGACCAGGAGCAGCAGTCGTACTCCGGCGTCGTCTCGGAGATGAACGGCTCCGGCGCGGACGCGTGGCTGTTCATCACCTACCAGGCGGAGTTCGCGACGATGGTCAACGAGGTGTACTCGTCGGGCTACGAGGCGCAGTTCTACGGCGCCGACTCCGTCTCCGGCGACAACGTGCTAGAGAACACCCCCGAAGGGAGCATCGACGGGATGAAGATCGTGGTGCCCTCCGCGCCGGTCGAAGAGGAGAACTACCAGTCGTTCGCGGACACCTTCGAGTCTGAGTACGGTCGACAGCCGACCTCGTGGGCGGCGTACGCGTACGACTGCGTCATCAACGCCGCGCTCGCGATCCAGGCCGCCGACGAGTTCACCGGCGCGGCGCTCCAGGAGACCGTCCGACGCGTCTCCGGCCCCGAGGGCGAGACGGTGACGTCGTTCGAGGCCGCCAGCGAGATCCTCGCGGACGGCGGCGGGCCCGACGACGTCGACTACCAGGGAGTCAGCGGTCCCATCGACTTCGATGAGAACGGGGACCCGGTCGGCTTCCTTCAGGTCCTGGAGGTACAGGACCACGCGTACGAAGGCATCGACTTCGTCGAAGGCTGA
- a CDS encoding DMT family transporter has translation MQATLGRYAFALAPLAAAALWGGMYVVSKWGFALVPPVTLGFLRVALGAAALWLVLAARGGPAPSRDEWATFAALGGWVTLTVATQFVGTELTNASQGSLLTVLTPVFTVALGALVLGERVTATKAAGMTVAGVGTAVVLAGQYDLASIAAGNLLGVGLLLVGSAAWAGYTVWGLRAVRRHGALRAATYSSLASVPMLGILSAGELWYLGRSPADLPLTVESAGAVLYLGLASTAAAWFLWYKGLEYVSAGTVAAFFFAQPAVGAALGAALLGEALGSGFLAGGALMAVGIWTVSRERADPADEASDPAAG, from the coding sequence ATGCAAGCGACCCTCGGACGGTACGCGTTCGCGCTCGCGCCCCTCGCAGCCGCGGCGCTGTGGGGCGGGATGTACGTCGTCAGCAAGTGGGGGTTCGCGCTGGTCCCGCCGGTGACGCTCGGATTCCTCCGAGTCGCGCTGGGGGCCGCGGCGCTCTGGCTCGTCCTCGCCGCTCGCGGCGGCCCCGCCCCGTCGCGCGACGAGTGGGCGACGTTCGCGGCGCTCGGCGGCTGGGTGACGCTGACGGTCGCCACGCAGTTCGTCGGCACCGAGCTGACGAACGCCAGTCAGGGGTCGCTGCTGACGGTGCTGACGCCCGTGTTCACCGTGGCGTTGGGCGCGCTCGTGCTCGGCGAGCGCGTCACGGCGACGAAGGCCGCGGGGATGACGGTCGCGGGCGTCGGCACCGCGGTCGTGCTCGCGGGGCAGTACGATCTCGCATCGATCGCCGCCGGCAACCTCCTCGGGGTGGGACTGCTGCTCGTCGGGAGCGCGGCGTGGGCGGGGTACACCGTCTGGGGCCTCAGGGCGGTCAGGCGCCACGGGGCGCTCCGCGCGGCGACGTACTCCTCGCTGGCGAGCGTCCCGATGCTGGGGATCCTCTCCGCAGGCGAGCTGTGGTACCTCGGCAGGTCGCCCGCCGACCTCCCGCTGACCGTCGAGTCGGCGGGCGCCGTGTTATACCTCGGGCTCGCGTCGACGGCGGCGGCGTGGTTCCTCTGGTACAAGGGGTTGGAGTACGTCTCCGCGGGGACCGTCGCCGCGTTCTTCTTCGCCCAGCCCGCCGTCGGGGCGGCGCTGGGCGCGGCGCTGCTCGGGGAGGCGCTCGGATCCGGCTTCCTCGCCGGCGGCGCGCTGATGGCCGTCGGCATCTGGACCGTCAGCCGGGAGCGCGCGGACCCCGCCGACGAAGCGTCGGACCCGGCCGCGGGGTGA
- a CDS encoding branched-chain amino acid ABC transporter permease, with translation MTVLGYLANGLVFSSIIVLGSIGLSLVYSIADFANFAHGDTMTIGAYAALVTFGAIGGLGGAVLGLPYGFFVALVVGIAAAAAVAVGTEKLIYEPLDVDSIGLLITSIGIAFIYRALVQIRFGSDFTRFEVQPLRPIESLVPYGVRVTLHDVAIVGSAVVLVVGLHVLLQYTDLGRKMRAMADNPDLARVSGIRTKRVKLWTWVIGAGLAGAGGVFLGLFNQLAPRMGFNLLLVIFAAVILGGIGSVYGAMAGGFLIGMINQLTPFFSGVVEALPIWPGWLAAALESLISIEYANAIAFVIMVAVLLVRPNGIAGEAAT, from the coding sequence ATGACCGTCCTCGGATACCTGGCTAACGGCCTGGTCTTCAGCAGCATCATCGTCCTCGGGAGCATCGGGCTCTCGCTGGTGTACAGCATCGCGGACTTCGCCAACTTCGCGCACGGCGACACGATGACGATCGGGGCGTACGCGGCGCTCGTGACCTTCGGCGCCATCGGAGGCCTCGGGGGAGCCGTCCTCGGACTCCCGTACGGCTTCTTCGTCGCGCTGGTGGTCGGTATCGCCGCCGCCGCGGCCGTGGCGGTCGGCACCGAGAAGCTCATCTACGAACCGCTCGACGTCGACTCGATCGGGCTGCTGATCACGTCGATCGGGATCGCGTTCATCTACCGCGCGCTGGTCCAGATCCGGTTCGGCTCCGACTTCACGCGGTTCGAGGTGCAGCCGCTGCGACCGATCGAGTCGCTGGTGCCGTACGGCGTCCGGGTGACGCTCCACGACGTCGCGATCGTCGGCTCGGCGGTCGTGCTCGTCGTCGGCCTCCACGTCCTGCTCCAGTACACCGACCTCGGGCGGAAGATGCGCGCGATGGCCGACAACCCGGACCTCGCCCGCGTCAGCGGCATCCGGACCAAGCGCGTCAAGCTGTGGACGTGGGTCATCGGCGCCGGGCTCGCCGGCGCGGGCGGCGTGTTCCTCGGGCTGTTCAACCAGCTCGCCCCGCGGATGGGATTTAACCTCCTGCTGGTGATCTTCGCGGCGGTGATCCTCGGCGGGATCGGCTCAGTGTACGGCGCGATGGCGGGCGGCTTCCTCATCGGTATGATAAACCAGCTCACCCCGTTCTTCTCCGGCGTCGTCGAGGCGCTCCCGATCTGGCCGGGATGGCTCGCGGCGGCGTTGGAGAGCCTGATAAGCATCGAGTACGCGAACGCGATCGCGTTCGTGATCATGGTCGCGGTGCTGCTCGTCCGGCCGAACGGGATCGCCGGGGAGGCGGCAACATGA
- a CDS encoding RIO1 family regulatory kinase/ATPase domain-containing protein, with product MELRRLVRGRVDWPDIERVVRELADRYDREEMRVRFLDADNWLSTPMVLDDDLFVKVITKQNTLVHTLFTTGRNLGAVSAGTEGFFERYETPYEMARHELEATREVRELGVNAPEPVEALEVGDLGVVVLEYLPEYRALDELDREAVAGLAPALFATLRTIHDAGLAHGDLRAENVLVRDGELYVIDATSVSEEGRESARSYDLASALAALEPLIGAPDAIDAALESYSTDELLAARQFLDFVAIRPDHDFDAAELKGELEKRTT from the coding sequence ATGGAGCTCCGCCGGCTCGTCCGCGGTCGCGTCGACTGGCCCGACATCGAGCGGGTCGTTCGGGAGCTGGCGGACCGGTACGACCGCGAGGAGATGCGGGTCCGGTTCCTCGACGCCGACAACTGGCTGTCGACGCCGATGGTCCTCGACGACGACCTGTTCGTGAAGGTGATCACGAAACAGAACACGCTCGTCCACACGCTGTTCACCACCGGGCGGAACCTCGGCGCCGTCTCCGCCGGCACCGAGGGCTTCTTCGAGCGCTACGAGACCCCCTACGAGATGGCTCGCCACGAGCTGGAGGCGACTCGCGAGGTCAGGGAGCTCGGCGTCAACGCCCCGGAGCCGGTCGAGGCGCTGGAGGTCGGCGACCTCGGCGTCGTCGTCTTAGAGTACCTCCCAGAGTACCGGGCGCTCGACGAGCTCGACCGGGAGGCCGTCGCCGGGCTGGCGCCCGCCTTGTTCGCGACGCTTCGGACGATCCACGACGCCGGGCTCGCCCACGGCGACCTCCGCGCGGAGAACGTCCTCGTTCGGGACGGCGAGCTGTACGTCATCGACGCGACGAGCGTGAGCGAGGAGGGCCGCGAGTCGGCGCGGTCGTACGACCTCGCGAGCGCGCTCGCGGCGTTAGAGCCCCTGATCGGCGCGCCAGACGCGATCGACGCCGCGCTGGAGAGCTACTCGACGGACGAACTGCTCGCCGCGCGTCAGTTCCTCGACTTCGTCGCGATCCGGCCTGACCACGACTTCGACGCCGCGGAGCTGAAGGGAGAACTGGAGAAGCGGACGACGTAG
- a CDS encoding acyl-CoA dehydrogenase family protein produces the protein MDFELPAEHRMIRDTVREFCEEEIRPIAQEIEDEHRFPDEVFADLNDLDMMGVPVSEEYGGLGGDQLMYALVTEELGRVSGGIGLSYAAHTSLGAKPIELFGTSEQKEEWLRPLAEGGGIGAWALTEPGSGSDASDMDTTAEHDADAGEYVLNGTKQFITNANVANSVLVKAVTDPEAGYDGISTFIVDPDDDGFEITTVWDKMGLNCSPTCEIKLDDVRIPDDRLLGAEGEGWTQTMKTLDGGRISIAALSVGLAQGAYEAAKEYAGEREQFGKPIAKFDAIRDKVVHMHRQTERARLLTHKAAARYDAGESVTRESALAKLDASEAAREVAEEAVQTLGGYGYTTDFAPQRFYRDAKLMEIGEGTSEIQHVVLGRELGL, from the coding sequence ATGGACTTCGAGCTACCCGCGGAACACCGGATGATACGCGACACCGTCCGGGAGTTCTGCGAGGAGGAGATCCGGCCGATCGCCCAGGAGATCGAGGACGAGCACCGGTTCCCCGACGAGGTCTTCGCCGACCTGAACGACCTCGATATGATGGGCGTCCCCGTGAGCGAGGAGTACGGCGGGCTCGGCGGCGACCAGCTCATGTACGCCCTCGTCACCGAGGAGCTGGGTCGCGTCTCCGGCGGGATCGGCCTCTCGTACGCCGCCCACACCTCCCTCGGCGCGAAGCCGATCGAGCTGTTCGGGACGTCCGAGCAGAAGGAGGAGTGGCTCCGCCCGCTCGCCGAGGGCGGCGGGATCGGCGCGTGGGCGCTCACGGAGCCCGGCAGCGGCTCCGACGCCTCCGACATGGACACGACCGCGGAGCACGACGCCGACGCCGGCGAGTACGTGCTCAACGGGACGAAGCAGTTCATTACGAACGCGAACGTGGCCAACAGCGTGCTGGTGAAGGCCGTCACCGACCCCGAAGCCGGCTACGACGGGATCTCGACGTTCATCGTCGACCCCGACGACGACGGGTTCGAGATAACGACCGTCTGGGACAAGATGGGGCTCAACTGCTCGCCGACCTGCGAGATCAAGCTGGACGACGTCCGGATCCCGGACGACCGGCTGCTCGGCGCGGAGGGGGAGGGGTGGACGCAGACGATGAAGACGCTCGACGGCGGCCGGATCTCGATCGCGGCGCTGTCGGTCGGGCTCGCGCAGGGCGCCTACGAGGCCGCCAAGGAGTACGCCGGCGAGCGCGAGCAGTTCGGCAAACCGATCGCGAAGTTCGACGCGATCCGCGACAAGGTCGTCCACATGCACCGGCAGACGGAGCGCGCGCGACTGCTGACGCATAAGGCCGCCGCGAGGTACGACGCCGGCGAGTCCGTCACCCGGGAGTCGGCACTGGCGAAGCTCGACGCCAGCGAGGCCGCCCGCGAGGTCGCCGAGGAGGCGGTCCAGACGCTCGGCGGCTACGGGTACACGACCGACTTCGCGCCGCAGCGCTTCTACCGCGACGCGAAGCTGATGGAGATCGGCGAGGGGACCAGCGAGATCCAACACGTCGTGCTCGGGCGGGAACTCGGGCTGTAG
- a CDS encoding branched-chain amino acid ABC transporter permease — MSALSDPKGALEGLTRPEGWVLGVSVAFLLFLLVALLTGALGPTYFLFLVGLAGMYALLSFGLNSQWGFAGLINFSVAAFFGVGAYGSALVTASGSPVGEMLADVPVVSSLLGLPIVGLVVGLAVAFVLAILIGIPTLRLRADYLAIASLGLAEVVRLIVLNERWLTNGSAGIRGIPGFFAGWPVFSTFPETMPGLRLEVIPGSPVLLETAFWQALLNVLLVLAFAGAVYLVLRRAHRSPWGRVLRTIRSDEDLARALGKNTYSFKMQSFVIGSLIMALAGVFYTHLNLYVGPGDLDPITTFYAWVAVILGGSGSNRGALFGGIVIVTIREGTRFLNDVALPVDPAPLRLLLIGVVIVAVMRYRPQGILPPQRELIWPSAVDGGGAPETPDNGVRERKGGGGDE, encoded by the coding sequence ATGAGCGCGCTCTCCGATCCGAAGGGAGCGCTGGAGGGGCTGACCCGCCCCGAGGGGTGGGTGCTCGGCGTCAGCGTCGCGTTCCTGCTGTTCCTCCTCGTCGCGCTTCTCACCGGGGCGCTCGGTCCGACGTACTTCCTGTTCCTCGTCGGCCTGGCGGGGATGTACGCGCTGCTGTCGTTCGGCCTGAACTCCCAGTGGGGGTTCGCCGGGCTGATCAACTTCAGCGTCGCCGCCTTCTTCGGGGTCGGCGCGTACGGCTCAGCGCTCGTCACCGCGAGCGGCTCGCCGGTCGGCGAGATGCTCGCCGACGTGCCGGTCGTCTCCTCGCTGCTCGGGCTTCCGATCGTCGGGCTCGTCGTCGGCCTCGCCGTGGCGTTCGTGCTGGCGATCCTGATCGGCATTCCGACGCTCCGGCTCCGCGCCGACTACCTCGCCATCGCGTCGCTCGGGCTGGCGGAGGTCGTCCGGCTGATCGTGTTGAACGAGCGCTGGCTGACGAACGGCAGCGCGGGGATCCGCGGCATCCCGGGGTTCTTCGCCGGGTGGCCGGTGTTCTCGACGTTCCCGGAGACGATGCCCGGGCTCCGCCTCGAGGTGATCCCCGGGTCGCCGGTGCTCCTCGAGACGGCGTTCTGGCAGGCGCTGCTGAACGTCCTGTTGGTGCTCGCGTTCGCGGGGGCGGTGTACCTCGTCCTCCGGCGCGCGCACCGGTCGCCGTGGGGGCGCGTGCTGCGGACGATCCGATCCGACGAGGACCTCGCGCGGGCGCTCGGGAAGAACACCTACTCGTTCAAGATGCAGTCGTTCGTCATCGGGAGCCTGATCATGGCGCTGGCCGGCGTCTTCTACACGCACCTGAACCTCTACGTCGGGCCGGGCGATCTGGACCCGATCACGACGTTCTACGCGTGGGTCGCGGTGATCTTGGGCGGCAGCGGCTCCAACCGCGGGGCGCTGTTCGGCGGTATCGTCATCGTCACGATCCGGGAGGGGACCCGCTTCCTGAACGACGTGGCGCTGCCGGTCGACCCCGCGCCGCTTCGGCTGCTGCTGATCGGGGTCGTGATCGTCGCCGTCATGCGCTACCGGCCGCAGGGAATCTTACCGCCGCAGCGGGAGCTGATATGGCCGAGCGCGGTCGACGGGGGCGGGGCGCCCGAGACGCCGGACAACGGTGTCCGGGAGCGCAAGGGAGGTGGGGGCGATGAGTGA
- a CDS encoding proline dehydrogenase family protein produces the protein MIPPIASNFVAGETPEAALDHVEALNDRGVAGILNLLGEHYEERSPADADADAYVDLVEAIAERGVDACVSVKSSQIGLDVGDHVFEENLARIVEAANATAATDPDGRGTFVWIDMEDHETTDVTLDAFERHAIATDGNVGVCVQANLKRTRDDLERLADLPGKVRLVKGAYDEPAELSYKKKARVDESYRDCLAYMFEAFDDGVAVGSHDPAMIAHAKELYDEHGTPYEVQMLTGVRESAQFELAADPDTEAEVYQYIPYGSKWFSYFYRRIRERKSNALFALRAIVGN, from the coding sequence GTGATACCGCCCATCGCGAGCAACTTCGTCGCCGGGGAGACGCCGGAGGCAGCGCTCGACCACGTCGAGGCGCTCAACGACCGCGGCGTGGCCGGCATCCTGAACCTGCTCGGCGAGCACTACGAGGAGCGATCGCCCGCCGACGCCGACGCCGACGCGTACGTCGACCTCGTAGAGGCCATAGCTGAGCGCGGCGTCGACGCCTGCGTCTCCGTGAAGTCGAGCCAGATCGGCCTCGACGTCGGCGACCACGTCTTCGAGGAGAACCTCGCGCGCATCGTCGAGGCGGCGAACGCCACGGCGGCGACTGACCCGGACGGACGGGGCACGTTCGTCTGGATCGACATGGAGGACCACGAGACCACCGACGTGACGCTCGACGCCTTCGAGCGCCACGCGATCGCGACCGACGGCAACGTCGGCGTCTGCGTGCAGGCGAACCTGAAGCGAACCCGCGACGACCTCGAACGGCTCGCCGACCTCCCGGGGAAGGTCCGGCTGGTCAAGGGCGCGTACGACGAACCCGCCGAGCTGTCGTATAAAAAGAAGGCCCGCGTCGACGAGTCGTACCGCGACTGCCTCGCGTACATGTTCGAGGCGTTCGACGACGGCGTCGCCGTCGGGAGCCACGACCCCGCGATGATCGCGCACGCGAAAGAGCTGTACGACGAACACGGCACCCCCTACGAGGTGCAGATGCTGACCGGGGTCCGGGAGTCGGCGCAGTTCGAGCTCGCGGCTGACCCCGACACCGAGGCGGAGGTGTACCAGTACATCCCGTACGGCTCCAAGTGGTTCTCCTACTTCTACCGGCGGATCCGAGAGCGCAAGTCGAACGCGCTGTTCGCGCTGCGGGCGATCGTCGGGAACTGA
- a CDS encoding ABC transporter ATP-binding protein, which produces MSDDTTGPAEGAHDTTGPADGAHGGTDPVLSLSGVDGGYGEVQVLDDCSIRLDPGEIVCLVGPNGAGKSTVLKTAFGMLTPWTGAVEYHGRDIGGMAPEEIVREGIGYVPQTDNVFGSLTIDENLRMGGVARDGGLEEVIETLYDRFPIIDRKRTAKARTLSGGQRQVLAFARALVMEPDVLLIDEPSAGLAPNTADDVFEDVREVNDMDTAILMVEQNVTKGLGISDRGYVLDQGTVRFEGTPEELLNDDEVSQLYLGG; this is translated from the coding sequence ATGAGCGACGACACCACCGGCCCCGCGGAGGGGGCTCACGACACCACCGGCCCCGCCGACGGGGCCCACGGCGGGACCGACCCCGTGCTCTCGCTGTCGGGCGTCGACGGCGGGTACGGCGAAGTGCAGGTGCTCGACGACTGCTCGATCCGGCTCGACCCGGGTGAGATCGTCTGTCTCGTCGGTCCGAACGGGGCCGGGAAGTCGACGGTCCTCAAGACCGCGTTCGGGATGTTGACCCCGTGGACGGGGGCCGTCGAGTACCACGGTCGCGACATCGGCGGGATGGCGCCCGAGGAGATCGTCCGCGAGGGGATCGGCTACGTTCCCCAGACCGACAACGTGTTCGGCTCGCTGACGATCGACGAGAACCTGCGGATGGGCGGCGTCGCCCGCGACGGCGGCCTCGAGGAGGTGATCGAGACCTTGTACGACCGGTTCCCGATCATCGACCGGAAGCGGACCGCGAAGGCGCGGACGCTCTCCGGCGGCCAGCGGCAGGTGCTGGCGTTCGCTCGGGCGCTCGTGATGGAGCCCGACGTGCTCCTCATCGATGAGCCGTCGGCGGGGCTCGCGCCGAACACCGCCGACGACGTCTTCGAGGACGTGCGGGAGGTCAACGACATGGACACGGCGATCCTCATGGTCGAACAGAACGTGACGAAGGGGCTCGGCATCTCCGACCGCGGCTACGTCCTCGACCAGGGGACCGTCCGGTTCGAGGGCACCCCGGAGGAGCTGTTGAACGACGACGAGGTCTCGCAGCTGTACCTGGGCGGCTGA